In one Polaribacter sp. ALD11 genomic region, the following are encoded:
- a CDS encoding N(4)-(beta-N-acetylglucosaminyl)-L-asparaginase, translating to MERRKFLKKASVSGLALAIVPAIASCVTEGEKENKVTATSKTIVPVVVATWRFHNATKAAWEVLEKGGESIDAIVAGCRTEEADLKNTTVGNGGAPDRDGNVTLDACIMNKNGGYGAVVCMENIAHPISVARKVMEETPHVMLAGKGAEQFAVEQGFKRENLLTEASKKAWEKWKVKSEYKPIINIENHDTIGMLAIDKHGDISGGCTTSGMAYKMAGRVGDSAIIGSGLFIDNKIGGATATGMGEEVLKTVGSYLIVELMRQGRTPQEACEEGVKRIVTSNPNYNNFQVGYVAINKKGEYGCYCIHDGFGISKYQEGKQTYIESGSYIKKA from the coding sequence ATGGAACGTAGAAAATTTTTAAAGAAAGCATCGGTATCAGGTTTAGCTTTAGCTATTGTACCAGCAATTGCATCTTGTGTAACGGAAGGTGAAAAAGAAAATAAAGTAACAGCAACAAGTAAAACGATTGTTCCTGTAGTAGTAGCAACTTGGCGTTTTCATAATGCTACAAAGGCTGCTTGGGAAGTGTTAGAAAAAGGAGGCGAATCTATTGACGCTATTGTAGCGGGTTGCAGAACCGAAGAGGCAGATTTAAAAAATACAACTGTTGGAAATGGAGGAGCCCCAGATAGAGATGGCAATGTAACACTAGATGCTTGTATTATGAATAAAAATGGAGGTTATGGTGCTGTCGTTTGCATGGAAAACATTGCGCACCCTATTTCTGTAGCTCGTAAGGTAATGGAAGAAACTCCACATGTAATGTTAGCAGGAAAAGGTGCGGAACAATTTGCTGTTGAGCAAGGGTTTAAAAGAGAGAATTTATTGACGGAAGCTTCTAAAAAAGCTTGGGAAAAATGGAAAGTAAAATCGGAATATAAACCGATTATTAATATTGAAAATCACGATACTATTGGAATGTTAGCTATCGATAAACATGGAGATATTTCTGGCGGATGTACTACAAGCGGTATGGCTTATAAAATGGCTGGTAGAGTAGGAGATTCTGCAATTATAGGTTCAGGTTTATTTATAGATAATAAAATAGGAGGTGCTACTGCAACCGGAATGGGAGAAGAAGTGTTAAAAACTGTTGGAAGTTATTTAATTGTAGAATTAATGCGACAAGGAAGAACACCGCAAGAAGCTTGTGAAGAAGGTGTAAAAAGAATAGTAACATCTAACCCCAATTACAATAATTTTCAAGTGGGTTATGTTGCCATTAATAAAAAAGGAGAATATGGCTGTTACTGTATTCATGATGGTTTTGGAATTAGCAAATATCAAGAAGGAAAACAGACCTATATAGAATCTGGATCTTATATTAAAAAAGCATAA
- a CDS encoding beta-N-acetylhexosaminidase encodes MYITLVLLLTACFNKSEVAITPSIIPIPSEQIITKGVFLLNSDTKLTFDEELKEVSNLFKSYIEGGNKIKLNNTSKNSIHFKIDPLITNIEGYHLKITPEEILISAKSQKGAFYAFQTLTQLLPIDFENSNRKEIAIQCLEIKDAPQFKYRGMHLDVGRHFFSVDFIKKFINIMSMLKLNTFHWHLTEDQGWRIEIKKYPKLQEIAAYRDETLIGSYSDQPHKFDGKKYGGFYTQEQIKEVVKYASERQITIIPEIEMPGHAQAAISAYPELSCTGEQIEVATKWGVFDDIYCPKETTFKFLEDVIDEVITLFPGKYIHIGGDEAPKTRWKECNHCQKLIKKEGLKDEHELQSYFITRMEKYINSKGKQIIGWDEILEGGLAPNATVMSWRGISGAVEAAKQKHNVILTPNTHCYFDHYQATNKNEPLAIGGFLPLEKVYSFNPIPEELTKEESAYVLGAQGNIWTEYMQTSNKVEYMAFPRMVALSEVVWSSAENKNYEDFKKRLIYFQKKLDKLDVNYANHLYEISGNVNFIDNKLFYVLEASSNDQNIRFTTDGTDPTLNSAVYKKPILIEKNTIIKAASFNKITMISYIFTEKIKKHKAIGQKISLNVKPNKAYNLGGIKALINGVSGSNDRYGDKEWLGFNGDDVEITIQFDKPTEINSIATRFYNANGQWIYAPKEFNLQLKLEDGKTISSKSKIKNRDSLFVNFDINVSKFYPKDKKTKSTSLKITIPNYGIIPKGKQGTVNKAWTFIDEIIVE; translated from the coding sequence ATGTACATAACTTTAGTTTTACTGCTAACAGCATGTTTTAATAAAAGTGAAGTAGCAATTACTCCTTCAATTATTCCAATTCCATCAGAACAAATTATAACAAAAGGAGTTTTTTTACTAAATAGTGATACAAAACTAACCTTCGATGAAGAATTAAAAGAAGTTTCAAATCTTTTTAAAAGTTATATTGAAGGTGGCAATAAAATAAAACTAAACAACACTTCTAAAAATAGTATTCATTTTAAAATTGATCCTTTAATAACTAATATTGAAGGATATCATTTAAAAATAACACCAGAAGAAATTTTAATTTCTGCAAAATCTCAAAAAGGTGCTTTCTATGCTTTCCAGACATTAACCCAACTCTTGCCTATTGATTTTGAAAACTCCAATAGAAAGGAAATTGCAATTCAGTGTTTAGAAATTAAAGATGCACCTCAATTTAAATATCGCGGAATGCATTTAGATGTTGGCCGTCATTTTTTCTCTGTAGATTTTATCAAAAAATTCATCAATATTATGTCGATGTTAAAGTTGAATACATTTCACTGGCATCTTACTGAAGATCAAGGTTGGCGCATCGAGATTAAGAAATATCCGAAACTTCAAGAAATTGCTGCCTATAGAGATGAAACATTAATTGGAAGTTATTCTGATCAACCTCATAAATTTGATGGTAAAAAATACGGAGGTTTTTACACACAAGAACAAATAAAAGAGGTGGTAAAGTATGCTTCGGAAAGACAAATAACTATAATTCCAGAAATTGAAATGCCTGGTCACGCACAAGCTGCAATTAGTGCTTATCCTGAATTAAGTTGTACTGGAGAACAAATTGAAGTAGCCACAAAATGGGGTGTTTTTGATGACATTTACTGTCCGAAAGAAACAACTTTTAAATTTTTAGAAGACGTAATTGATGAAGTAATAACTTTATTTCCGGGTAAATACATTCATATTGGTGGAGATGAAGCTCCGAAAACAAGATGGAAAGAATGTAACCATTGTCAGAAATTAATTAAAAAAGAAGGTTTAAAAGATGAACATGAGTTGCAAAGTTATTTTATCACTAGAATGGAAAAATACATCAACTCTAAAGGAAAACAAATTATTGGTTGGGATGAAATTTTAGAAGGGGGTTTGGCACCAAATGCAACCGTGATGTCTTGGCGAGGAATTAGTGGTGCTGTAGAAGCTGCAAAACAAAAGCACAATGTAATTTTAACGCCTAATACTCATTGTTACTTCGATCATTATCAAGCGACTAATAAGAATGAACCTCTTGCAATTGGGGGCTTTCTTCCATTAGAAAAAGTATATAGCTTCAATCCGATTCCTGAAGAATTAACAAAAGAAGAAAGTGCATACGTTTTGGGAGCTCAAGGAAATATTTGGACAGAATATATGCAAACTTCTAACAAAGTTGAATATATGGCTTTCCCTAGAATGGTGGCTTTAAGTGAGGTTGTTTGGAGTTCTGCTGAAAACAAAAACTATGAAGATTTTAAAAAACGTTTAATTTATTTTCAAAAGAAATTAGACAAGCTAGATGTAAATTATGCCAATCATTTATATGAAATTAGCGGTAATGTTAATTTTATAGATAATAAATTATTCTATGTTTTAGAAGCTTCTTCTAACGATCAAAACATTAGATTTACGACAGACGGAACGGATCCTACTTTGAATTCTGCGGTTTATAAAAAGCCTATCTTAATTGAGAAAAACACCATTATTAAAGCAGCTAGCTTTAATAAAATTACAATGATAAGTTACATATTTACAGAAAAAATTAAGAAGCATAAGGCAATTGGACAGAAGATTTCTTTAAATGTAAAACCTAATAAAGCATATAATTTAGGTGGTATTAAAGCTTTAATTAACGGAGTTTCTGGAAGTAATGACCGTTATGGTGATAAAGAATGGTTGGGTTTTAATGGTGATGATGTTGAAATAACTATTCAATTTGATAAACCAACTGAAATCAACTCAATTGCTACACGTTTTTACAATGCAAACGGACAATGGATTTATGCGCCTAAAGAATTTAATTTACAATTGAAATTAGAAGATGGAAAAACTATTTCATCAAAAAGTAAAATTAAAAACAGAGATTCTTTATTCGTTAATTTTGATATAAATGTGTCTAAATTTTATCCGAAAGATAAAAAAACCAAATCAACATCTTTAAAAATTACAATTCCTAATTACGGAATTATACCAAAAGGAAAACAAGGTACGGTAAATAAAGCTTGGACTTTTATTGACGAGATTATAGTTGAGTAA
- a CDS encoding copper homeostasis protein CutC — translation MKLEICANSYRSAINAEKSGADRIELCSELSVGGITPSYGLLKKVSEEISIPVHVLMRPRSGDFCYSDDEFQIIKNNIKLCKELGFNGIVSGVLNTDNSIDIERTSELIALAKPLYFTFHRAFDCVPNPKKALEILINLKVDRILTSGLQVKAADGIDLLKELQSIAGNQLIILPGSGISIKNVHLFRAAGFREIHTSASKISSDEKNIYFGNNSQTVSDSETIKEILKVIK, via the coding sequence ATGAAATTAGAAATCTGCGCAAACTCTTATCGATCTGCAATAAATGCCGAAAAATCAGGAGCTGATAGAATTGAACTCTGTTCTGAGCTTTCTGTTGGGGGTATTACCCCTTCTTACGGACTCTTAAAAAAAGTTTCTGAAGAAATCTCGATTCCCGTTCATGTTTTAATGAGACCAAGAAGTGGTGATTTTTGTTATTCCGATGATGAATTTCAAATTATAAAAAACAATATTAAGCTCTGTAAAGAATTAGGCTTTAACGGTATTGTTTCTGGCGTTTTAAATACTGATAATTCTATTGATATTGAAAGAACTAGTGAATTAATAGCACTTGCAAAACCACTATATTTTACGTTTCATAGAGCTTTTGATTGTGTTCCAAATCCTAAAAAAGCTTTGGAAATATTAATAAATTTAAAAGTAGATAGAATTCTTACTTCTGGCTTGCAAGTAAAAGCAGCAGATGGAATTGATTTACTAAAAGAATTACAAAGCATTGCAGGAAATCAATTAATTATTCTTCCAGGAAGTGGAATTAGCATAAAAAATGTGCATCTTTTTAGAGCTGCTGGTTTTCGAGAAATTCACACCTCTGCATCAAAAATTAGTAGTGATGAAAAGAATATTTACTTTGGAAATAACTCGCAAACAGTATCAGATTCTGAAACAATTAAGGAAATTTTAAAAGTGATTAAATAA
- a CDS encoding glycosyltransferase family 2 protein, whose translation MASIKTLKLNFSIIIPVYNRPQEIDELLESLTKQDFSDDFEVLIVEDGSSQKSEVIVGKYKNQLHLKYFFKENSGAGASRNYGMQKASGNYFIILDSDVIVPKQYLFEVKKVLENNFTDAFGGPDAAHESFTSLQKAINYAMTAVLTTGGIRGKKQAVGKFQPRSFNLGLSKIAFEKTQGFSKMKNGEDIDLTFRLWVNGFETQLIEKAFVYHKRRSSLKQFFKQTFGFGTARPILNTKYPETTKLTYWFPSLFIIGFAASIFFLLFGYSQLLYFFGFYFLLIFIDSLIQNKDLKVAFLSIITTLTQFLGYGFGFLKSQLFPSK comes from the coding sequence ATGGCAAGTATTAAAACATTGAAACTAAACTTCTCTATAATAATACCAGTTTACAACCGTCCACAAGAAATAGACGAGCTGTTAGAAAGTCTAACAAAACAAGATTTCTCTGATGATTTTGAAGTCTTGATTGTAGAAGATGGTTCTAGCCAAAAAAGCGAAGTGATTGTCGGAAAATATAAAAATCAGCTTCATTTAAAATATTTTTTTAAAGAAAACAGTGGAGCAGGAGCAAGTCGAAATTACGGGATGCAAAAAGCTTCAGGAAATTATTTTATCATTTTAGATTCAGATGTAATTGTTCCGAAACAATATTTGTTTGAAGTAAAAAAAGTTTTAGAAAATAATTTTACAGACGCCTTTGGTGGCCCAGATGCTGCACATGAAAGTTTTACTTCTTTACAGAAAGCAATAAATTATGCCATGACTGCCGTTTTAACAACTGGCGGAATTCGTGGAAAAAAACAAGCCGTTGGCAAATTTCAACCAAGAAGCTTTAATCTCGGATTGTCGAAAATAGCATTTGAAAAAACACAAGGTTTCTCTAAAATGAAAAACGGAGAAGATATCGATCTAACATTTAGATTGTGGGTTAATGGCTTCGAAACACAGCTTATAGAAAAAGCATTTGTCTATCATAAACGCAGGAGTTCTTTAAAACAGTTTTTTAAACAAACTTTTGGTTTTGGTACAGCAAGACCAATTTTGAATACAAAATACCCAGAAACGACAAAACTTACCTATTGGTTTCCAAGTTTGTTTATTATTGGGTTCGCTGCAAGTATTTTCTTTTTGCTCTTCGGGTACTCACAATTACTTTATTTTTTTGGATTTTATTTTTTACTAATTTTTATAGATTCTCTAATTCAAAATAAGGACTTAAAAGTTGCTTTTTTAAGTATAATTACTACTCTAACTCAATTTTTAGGTTATGGTTTCGGTTTTTTGAAATCACAATTGTTTCCTAGCAAATAA
- the recN gene encoding DNA repair protein RecN: MLTQLSINNYALIDHLSIDFSSGLSIITGETGAGKSILLGALGLVLGNRADLSSLKDTSTKCVVEAKVAISNYNLQDFFNSVDLDYEAETIIRREILPSGKSRAFVNDTPVNLSVLNELRAKLIDVHSQHQTMQLSDNNFQFAILDALAKNTPRIDSYKRGFLQLNKLRKELSKLEVQQKESNQQYEYNLHLFKELEEAKIIADEQEVLEEKLEKLNNIEAIKDNLSEALELTVNEEIGIQNLLNTLENRLTKISSFSKEYQEISERVTSVKIEIDDIVAELENANESVDFNPNEAEEINDRLQLLYNLQKKHAVNSNKELIVVFEEISDKVVAVESADEFINKKQQEIDSVSEKLDSVAEKITKARTTAIPKLTKELQVLLTDLGMENARFSIKIKSTKTYFSNGKDELEFLFSANKGGNFGELKKVASGGELSRIMLSVKKVLSENTQLPTIIFDEIDTGVSGEVSNKIAAIMQQMSNNMQVIAITHLPQIAAKGSNHYKVYKEEIKGVTTTNLKELSTEERIIEIAEMLSGKDISDSALTHAKELLN; this comes from the coding sequence TTGCTTACACAATTATCCATAAATAATTACGCTTTAATCGATCATTTAAGTATCGATTTCTCCTCTGGTTTATCAATAATTACTGGTGAAACTGGTGCAGGAAAATCTATTTTATTAGGTGCTTTAGGGCTGGTTTTAGGAAACCGTGCAGATTTATCTTCATTAAAAGATACGTCTACAAAATGCGTTGTAGAAGCAAAAGTTGCCATTTCTAATTACAATTTACAAGATTTTTTTAATTCTGTAGATTTAGATTATGAAGCAGAAACTATTATTAGAAGAGAAATTCTTCCTTCAGGTAAATCGAGAGCTTTTGTAAATGACACGCCAGTTAATTTATCGGTTTTAAACGAATTAAGAGCAAAGTTGATTGATGTACACTCACAACATCAAACGATGCAATTGTCTGATAATAATTTTCAGTTTGCTATTTTAGATGCTTTGGCAAAAAATACACCAAGAATCGATTCTTACAAAAGAGGTTTTTTACAATTAAATAAATTAAGAAAAGAGCTATCAAAATTAGAAGTTCAACAAAAAGAATCAAATCAACAATACGAATATAATTTACACCTTTTTAAGGAATTAGAAGAAGCTAAAATTATAGCTGACGAGCAAGAAGTTTTAGAAGAAAAACTAGAGAAGCTTAACAATATAGAAGCTATTAAAGATAATTTGTCTGAAGCGTTAGAGCTTACGGTTAATGAAGAAATAGGAATTCAGAATTTACTAAATACCTTAGAAAATAGATTGACAAAAATTTCTTCCTTTTCTAAAGAGTATCAAGAAATTTCAGAAAGAGTTACTTCTGTAAAAATAGAAATAGATGATATTGTTGCAGAATTAGAAAATGCGAACGAAAGCGTAGATTTTAATCCGAATGAAGCCGAAGAAATTAATGATAGATTGCAGTTGTTGTATAATTTACAAAAAAAACACGCTGTAAATTCAAACAAAGAATTGATAGTTGTTTTCGAAGAAATTTCAGATAAAGTGGTTGCAGTAGAATCTGCCGATGAATTTATCAATAAAAAACAACAAGAAATAGATTCAGTTTCAGAAAAGTTAGACTCAGTTGCAGAAAAAATAACAAAAGCAAGAACTACAGCAATACCTAAATTAACAAAAGAGTTGCAAGTTTTGCTAACTGATTTAGGAATGGAAAATGCCCGTTTTTCAATTAAAATTAAATCTACTAAAACTTATTTTTCAAACGGAAAAGATGAATTAGAATTTTTGTTTTCAGCAAATAAAGGTGGCAATTTTGGCGAGCTTAAAAAAGTAGCTTCTGGTGGAGAATTGTCTAGAATTATGCTGTCTGTAAAGAAAGTATTGTCTGAAAACACCCAATTACCAACCATCATTTTCGATGAAATAGATACTGGTGTTTCTGGTGAGGTTTCAAATAAAATAGCAGCCATTATGCAACAAATGAGCAATAATATGCAAGTAATTGCAATTACTCATTTACCTCAAATTGCAGCTAAAGGAAGCAATCATTACAAAGTATATAAAGAAGAAATTAAAGGAGTTACCACTACAAATTTAAAGGAATTATCTACAGAAGAACGTATTATAGAAATTGCAGAAATGCTAAGTGGTAAAGATATTTCCGATTCTGCACTTACACACGCTAAAGAGTTGTTAAATTAG
- a CDS encoding DUF4835 family protein, whose product MQKILIIFLLFSVSVLKSQELNCLVTVNSDQVAGSNKQVFTTLQRSLNEYINQTKWTDRVVKPEERVDCAMTIIITSRNNNNFTATLQVQSTRPVYGSSYASPILNIKDNEFSFKYNEFDPLIYNKNSFDSNLVSTIVFYANVILGVDADTFAKFGGEAELKEAQNVMLQAQQSGLSSWQNVVGKQNRYLLIDNLMSPKLKAYRNLLYNYHRNGFDNLVGAKASAQQSIEDSVISLESIYNKTVGNYLIRLFFDAKADEIVSMYSESTQTRNKKRLIQTVRKISPNNNSKWRKLD is encoded by the coding sequence GTGCAAAAAATCTTAATTATTTTCTTATTATTTTCAGTCTCTGTGTTAAAATCACAAGAATTAAACTGTTTGGTAACTGTGAATTCAGACCAAGTTGCAGGTTCTAACAAACAAGTATTTACAACCTTACAAAGGTCTTTGAATGAATACATCAATCAAACAAAATGGACAGATAGAGTTGTAAAACCAGAAGAACGTGTAGATTGTGCAATGACAATTATTATTACTTCTAGAAACAATAACAATTTTACGGCAACACTTCAAGTGCAATCTACAAGACCTGTTTACGGTTCTAGTTATGCATCGCCAATATTAAATATAAAGGACAATGAATTCAGTTTTAAATACAATGAATTTGATCCTTTAATTTATAATAAGAATTCTTTTGATAGCAATTTAGTTTCTACGATTGTCTTTTATGCAAATGTAATTTTAGGAGTAGATGCAGATACTTTTGCTAAATTTGGTGGTGAAGCAGAATTAAAAGAAGCACAAAATGTAATGTTACAAGCACAACAAAGCGGACTTTCTTCTTGGCAAAATGTGGTGGGTAAACAAAACAGGTATTTATTGATAGATAATTTAATGTCTCCAAAACTGAAAGCGTATAGAAATTTACTTTATAACTATCATAGAAATGGTTTTGATAATTTAGTAGGTGCTAAGGCTTCTGCACAACAGAGTATTGAGGATAGTGTAATTTCTTTAGAGAGTATTTATAACAAAACAGTAGGTAATTATTTAATTAGACTGTTTTTTGATGCAAAAGCAGATGAGATTGTAAGTATGTATTCTGAAAGTACACAAACAAGAAATAAAAAACGTTTGATACAAACTGTCAGAAAAATTTCTCCGAATAATAATTCTAAGTGGAGAAAGTTAGATTAA
- the coaBC gene encoding bifunctional phosphopantothenoylcysteine decarboxylase/phosphopantothenate--cysteine ligase CoaBC codes for MSVLKEKKILLGITAGIAAYKTASLVRLFIKLGAEVKVIMTPASKDFITPLTLSTLSKNPVLSTFYSKEDENELWNNHVDLGLWADYMVIAPATANTLSKMTNGTCDNLLLATYLSAKCPVYFAPAMDLDMYIHPSTKESLEKLQDFGNILIPATSGELASGLVGEGRMAETEDIVSFIENDILSNLPLKGKKVLITAGPTYEAIDPVRFIGNHSSGKMGFAIANAAANLGAEVYLISGPSNQQIKHSFVHRIDVVSAEEMYNAAHTYFKDVDIAILSAAVADYKPKNIASQKIKKTAATLEILLTPTKDILASLGKIKKHQFLVGFALETNNELENAKGKLKRKNLDAIVLNSLQDKGAGFATDTNKITIIDKDFNEQPFELKSKVEVAKDIINEIVKRIS; via the coding sequence ATGTCTGTCTTAAAAGAAAAGAAGATTCTTTTAGGAATAACTGCTGGTATTGCAGCATATAAAACGGCTAGTTTAGTTCGTTTATTTATAAAATTAGGCGCAGAAGTCAAAGTTATTATGACTCCTGCGTCTAAAGATTTTATAACACCTCTTACACTTTCTACACTTTCTAAAAACCCAGTTCTATCTACTTTTTATTCTAAAGAAGATGAAAATGAATTGTGGAATAATCACGTAGATTTAGGTCTTTGGGCAGATTATATGGTAATTGCGCCAGCTACCGCAAATACCTTGTCTAAAATGACAAATGGAACTTGCGATAATTTGTTGTTAGCAACTTACTTATCTGCAAAATGTCCTGTTTATTTTGCACCTGCAATGGATTTGGATATGTATATCCATCCATCAACCAAAGAAAGTTTAGAAAAATTACAAGATTTTGGCAACATTCTAATTCCTGCAACGTCAGGCGAACTAGCAAGTGGTTTAGTTGGCGAAGGTAGAATGGCAGAAACCGAAGACATTGTGTCATTTATAGAAAATGATATACTCTCTAATTTGCCTTTAAAAGGAAAAAAAGTATTAATAACTGCAGGCCCAACGTATGAAGCGATAGATCCTGTACGTTTTATAGGAAATCATTCTTCAGGAAAAATGGGATTTGCAATTGCAAATGCTGCTGCTAATTTAGGCGCAGAAGTCTACTTAATTTCTGGTCCAAGCAATCAACAAATAAAACATTCTTTCGTTCACAGAATAGATGTAGTCTCTGCGGAAGAAATGTACAATGCAGCTCATACATATTTTAAAGATGTAGATATTGCCATACTTTCTGCTGCTGTAGCAGATTATAAACCAAAAAACATTGCTTCTCAGAAAATAAAAAAGACAGCTGCTACGTTAGAGATTTTGTTAACACCAACAAAAGATATTTTAGCTTCTTTGGGTAAAATTAAGAAGCATCAATTTTTGGTGGGTTTTGCTTTAGAAACCAATAACGAATTAGAAAATGCAAAAGGCAAGCTAAAAAGAAAGAATTTAGATGCAATTGTTTTAAATTCGTTACAAGATAAAGGTGCTGGTTTTGCAACAGACACAAATAAAATTACTATTATTGATAAAGATTTTAATGAGCAACCATTTGAATTAAAGTCTAAAGTTGAAGTAGCTAAAGATATTATAAACGAAATTGTAAAAAGAATATCTTAA
- a CDS encoding DNA-directed RNA polymerase subunit omega, producing the protein MDYKDTKAPLSTITYDKNEIEAPTENIYKAISIIAKRANQINSDLKRELVDKLDEFATYNDSLEEVFENKEQIEVSKFYERLPKPTAMAVEEWLNGKVYFRTPETE; encoded by the coding sequence ATGGATTATAAAGATACAAAAGCACCGTTAAGTACTATTACTTACGACAAAAATGAGATTGAAGCGCCAACAGAAAATATTTATAAGGCAATTTCTATCATTGCAAAAAGAGCTAATCAAATTAATTCTGATTTAAAAAGAGAATTGGTAGATAAGTTAGATGAATTTGCAACGTATAATGATTCTTTAGAAGAAGTATTTGAAAATAAAGAGCAAATAGAAGTTTCTAAATTTTACGAAAGATTACCTAAACCAACGGCAATGGCTGTTGAAGAGTGGTTAAATGGTAAAGTGTATTTCAGAACTCCAGAAACAGAGTAA
- a CDS encoding outer membrane protein assembly factor BamD, whose product MQKIKNLAYLLVFSLLLSSCGEYQKILNKGTSEEQYKMAVKMYESQKYSKALRLFEKVTPSYRGKPQMERISFMIAQSNFNEKNYSIAGYYFDRFTNNYPKSSKREEAAFLSAYSYKLASPRFSIDPTDTNKALESFQSFINTYPASDKIDEANKYYSELRAKLEKKYFEIAKTYYRTAGYDLRNYKAAIQAFDNLLEDFLGTKYKEEALYFRFKAAHDFVLKSYDRRKEERIADAIDAYEKLKKSFPESQYMEDSNLMLATLQTEKTRIDALVAKQKEFENLQKK is encoded by the coding sequence ATGCAAAAAATTAAAAATTTAGCGTATTTATTGGTCTTTAGTTTACTACTATCTTCTTGTGGTGAATACCAAAAAATATTAAATAAAGGTACCTCTGAAGAGCAGTATAAGATGGCTGTTAAAATGTACGAAAGTCAGAAATACAGTAAAGCTTTGCGTTTATTCGAAAAAGTTACGCCATCTTACAGAGGGAAACCTCAAATGGAACGTATTTCATTTATGATTGCGCAGTCTAATTTTAACGAAAAGAATTACAGTATTGCAGGTTATTATTTTGATCGTTTCACAAATAATTACCCAAAAAGTTCTAAAAGAGAAGAAGCTGCATTTTTATCTGCTTACAGTTATAAGTTAGCGTCTCCTCGTTTTAGTATCGATCCAACAGATACAAATAAAGCTTTAGAATCTTTCCAAAGTTTTATAAATACGTATCCTGCTTCAGATAAAATTGATGAAGCGAATAAATACTATTCAGAATTAAGAGCGAAGTTAGAAAAGAAATACTTTGAAATAGCAAAGACCTATTATAGAACAGCAGGATACGATTTAAGAAATTACAAAGCGGCAATACAAGCGTTTGATAATTTGTTAGAAGATTTTCTAGGTACAAAATATAAAGAAGAAGCTTTATATTTTAGATTTAAGGCAGCACATGATTTTGTTTTAAAAAGTTACGATAGAAGAAAGGAAGAAAGAATAGCTGATGCAATTGATGCTTATGAGAAGTTAAAGAAAAGTTTTCCAGAGTCTCAATATATGGAAGATTCTAATTTAATGTTAGCAACGTTACAAACTGAAAAAACAAGAATTGATGCTTTAGTTGCAAAGCAAAAAGAGTTCGAAAATTTACAAAAGAAATAA
- a CDS encoding ferritin: MLSPIIEEALNNQITVEAQSSQVYLSMASWAEVLGFEGVAQFMYAHSDEERMHMLKLVKFVNERGGHAKISQLEAPPVQFGSFKEMFQELFNHEVKVSECINDLIDICLQEKDHATHNFLQWYVSEQIEEEALARNILDKINLIGDDKGGFYLFDNDIKSLVAAPTTQL, translated from the coding sequence ATGTTATCACCAATTATAGAAGAAGCACTTAATAACCAAATTACAGTAGAAGCACAGTCATCTCAAGTTTATTTATCGATGGCTTCTTGGGCTGAGGTTCTAGGCTTTGAAGGTGTTGCTCAATTTATGTATGCACATTCAGACGAAGAAAGAATGCACATGTTAAAGTTGGTGAAGTTTGTAAATGAACGCGGCGGACATGCAAAAATATCTCAATTAGAAGCACCACCTGTTCAATTTGGTTCTTTTAAAGAAATGTTTCAAGAATTATTTAACCATGAAGTAAAGGTTTCTGAGTGCATAAACGATTTGATTGATATCTGTTTACAAGAAAAGGACCATGCAACACATAATTTTTTACAATGGTATGTTTCAGAACAAATTGAAGAAGAGGCACTTGCGAGAAATATTCTAGATAAAATAAACTTAATAGGAGATGATAAAGGTGGTTTCTATCTTTTCGATAACGATATAAAATCGTTGGTAGCAGCACCTACAACTCAGCTTTAA